The Mangifera indica cultivar Alphonso chromosome 12, CATAS_Mindica_2.1, whole genome shotgun sequence DNA window ATTGGaggacaataaaatttaagcTTTGCAAAAATGATATCGTTATTTCTTGATTTTGACATATCTACCTGAAGCTTTTCTGCAGCCAAGCAATAAAAGATTATCCTTCAGTGATGTAAACTGTTTAGCTACTGTAGTTGTTGCCTTTCAAATATGTGGCATGAATTTCATTTTCTGATtccattttattttgatatctTGGATGAGTCACATATTCTAACAAAATCTATTCAAATTTTCTTGCCTTTGGATCTTTCCATAGCCAACATGAACAAAACTTGCAATTTCCATAACATAAACTACAAATGAAGTTTTTGAGTAATGCATTACATGGGCctatttttctgtttgttgtttgttttttatggaACTTATAGTTCTTGTGATATTCAGTAAGCGAGATTAAAGTTTGCTGGTcataatcttttttgttttccttttgtCTTATGATTGGCTTAGACTGCGGTTCTACTATGTAGATGTCAACACTGTTCCACACAGGCTTGTCGCTCACGCTGGAGTCACGGTAAGTCTCTTGTAATTTAACAGGGCTTGTATATTATTTGATGTCCAGTTTATTATGATTTGGTAACTTATCATGTATAAATTTTGATGAGTCAAACACTTGTTTTGAAATGATAGTCAGTAATATCTATCTGCAGAATGGTGTGATTGACcctgaatttttcttttcatgtctCTGCTCATGTTGAATGCCGGAATCCATGCAGAAAATGCCAACTGTTCAGGTAATTTTCTTTGTGAATATATTGCAACTTGActcttttttttggtaaattagCTGAATCAATCCGTTTATGCTACTCAACCTCTGATCTGTTGAAGTCGGATTGTTTAGCGGGTTTCTACTGTTCTATATTTCTTCCTCAACTGGATCTGAATGAAGGTATTTATGTTACAGCTATGGAAGGATGGCAAGAAACAGGATGAAGTCATTGGTGGCCATAAAGCATACTTAGTTATTAATGAAGTTCGCCAAATGATTGAAAACCAGAGTACCATATAATTAATGGTATGAatgacttttttgtttttttaaattaccttGTCTGTTTTTCGGCTTCGTTTTGCCGAAATCTTTCTTTTGTAGTTATTTTCCCAGATGAAGAATCAGGGAAGCTTCTGGCACAACTGAACTTGGCACTTGTTTCTGCCAAATTCTCAATGTACAATTCCTCATTACACTATGTAATAAACAAAGGAAAGTGAAAATTTATtcagaataaatattttttcaagagTTAGAACCAAATCTCTTTGCAATGCCAATAATTCTTGTTAATATGTGAATGATTGAATTTATGTAAGGATTAGTACATGTATAATCatgatttatatgatttgtaattaattaactCTTTAGTCAAAATCCCTGGTTTGAGTTCATGTAAATCCTTTAGATTAGAAGATGAACTTTAGGAAATAAGGGCAAAACCATAACACTGGTTTATGTCCTTCTGATTTATACaacataaataattcaatattatgcatacaaattgaggtaattaattaaattaaccatCTCAGGGAGGGCCTATTCGAATTTAGCCAACCCATAATGGGTTATACAAATGTTTTCAAATATCTCAGTTAATGTCAGGATAACTTTCGGTTGGAAGgttattttcctttgtttacCAAAATAAGGGGTCCCCTGGAATTTTGACATAAAAGAGGgttaaaaagtatatattacATACTAGAGGGTTAAATGATATTGACGTATAGAtggtttttagatttttaaccgtaaaagacataaatatacaatttaaccacatcaaaccaatttttgaatatatttaaagtgaaaattCAATGCAAGGttgaataaattttgataaaaaagtttGCATCGGTAGTGAAAGTTTAAATATGATCAATAATGGCTAAACTCCTTAAAATCGACACATATAATTGTACGTTGATCCGGTGATTGAACCGTATCATGTCCCAAAAGCAAACTTTAGTGAGTTACAAACATAAACTTTGTTTGGTCGAAACCAAACTTTGATGTTAAGTATCTATAGTTGATTTTGTTGAACGAACATTAAAAGGACAAGGAACACACTAAATATATGCttttttatatctataaatTGCCTAAAATAAGTCTCACGGAAAAGCTTCCTACATTCACTTAGTGTTTTCCAAACCTTGTATATAATGTCTTTATGTCTATATACAACTAATTACACCTTTAAATGGTGCGTTGTGTGAAACCTCTCAAACTCATGCTTGTAATTTACAATATATGAGATTCTCTTAATCTTTTGTGCTCTTAATGTTAATATtcgaaaagaaaaacaaaattcatattaatttaatgttaaaacaaataaaacattaaaaagttTACccatcatattttataatacatagataatatcattttaccccaaCAGAAAATATGATCTCCACTTAAGTAGATGTGTATCTATAAATTGCAAATTGTCCCTTGTAGCACATCGCTTACCAAATACGCTTATGTTCGATGAACAATACAAACATctatgatttatttgatatcaattaaacaaaaaattattaattttcttagcCAAAATCATGATTTCATATCACAGATCACACaaccaaatcaataaaaatcattttttatcaactaattttaattttaaaaaaattatatttataaacaaaattcaataacttaaataaaaccCCTAAACTTCGTACCCCCTAAACTTTTTCcattttacaattaaatttatattttaagtcaCAAATCATACTTGAgtataaagaaaaacatatttttattgacaattaattttaactaaaaatatttaaaccaaaaaacTTGATATTCAtaagtaaattttgaaaatttacacaaaaatgtaaaatattactacaatttttaaaacaaacaattaaatttggGTTATGCATATGTGacaaagatttaaatttatttttttttttaattttactatctCTTTAAGACTAATGGTAACCAAAATTTCAATAGgaataagaatgaattttgTGCGAATTTCGAATGAAGCAACATTGGTAACTTGTTTTCTATATTGGGGCTATTTCGGCAAATCTCATTTTCTTGATTACATCGATAGAATTTTCAGAGTGTTGCTTAATATCCAATATACCCCTCTAGTTTTACTAATGTATAAATTTGTTAGAAAATCGTTTATTTAGGAACATTTAAAGTGGAATAAGACTATCACCGTCAAAAGAAAATCGGACGGCTGATACCAGATTCTTCGTAAACTGGTCACAGTGAAAAGACGAGCGACGGTTTCGAAGAGTAAGGAGGCATACGCGATCTCTCTCAATCTCATCATCTAGCTTTCCCTTCCCTGTTGTAAATAACAACTCACCTCACTCTGCAACATTTTTCTTCCTGTGTTTTCTCTCACACCCTTtgcatttttcatttaattaactGCTTGCTTTCTAATCTTAAGTTCCTTTACACGACGTCGTTTTCGATTTTCacgattattattattattattattattattattcctcTCTTTCAGCAGGtgatttttaatcattttatgcAAGCAGCCTGTTCATGTTGTTGACGATAATTTCGTAAAggtgtgtaatttttttttatgtttttcattttctttttgatataGATGATTATTTTGCTATGTTTGGTTAGTGAGAAAATTAGAGACAAAATTGAAACTCAATTGTGCGTTAGGCAACTGATTGATTTATTCTAGGTGAGAGTTAATTGTCTGTTATAAAAGTTTTCTCCAGTTATGCAGATGGTTAGGTTttgggattttttatttttattttaatgatatatttaaagtatttttctaatttattttagcttttgcttaaatttgattactgatatgttttgttttctGGGGTTGATTAGAGTATTGGAAATGGTTCCTGTGAGTAAAATTGACATGTTACAAGAACCTGATGGGAATTTGAATATAGAAGATGGTTTGCACACTGAGCTAGATTTGATATTGCAAGCGCAGTCCAACCAGCAACCAATTCTTCAGAGACAAAGGGATCTTAATATTTTTCGAAGTGGCAGTGCACCACCCACTGTCGAGGGATCACTAACTGCTGTGGGTAGTCTATTTGGGAATAATAGTGTTACTGGTGGTGATTCTACTGGTGCTAATGCTAATCTTAGTGGGATTTTGTCAGAAGATCAGATTCGCTCACATCCTGCAtatctttcttattattattcacATGAGAACGTAAACCCAAGGCTACCACCACCATTGCTGTCTAAGGAAGATTGGCGTATTGCCCAAAGGTTTCAAGGTGGTGGGTCATCTTTTGGGGATATAGGGGACTTGAGAAAGAAGGGTTTAGATGGTGGTGATAGATTGCCATTGTCTTCAATGCAGCCAGGGTTTTCTGTGCAGCAGGCAGAGAATGAATTAATGGAATTGAGGAATGCTGGTAGGAGGAATGTGTTTAGGAACACTTCGACTGAGTGGCGCGAAAGAGACTCTGATGGGTTGATTGGATTGTCCACAGCTGGACTTGGTGTAAGGAGGAAGAGCTTTGCTGACATTCTTCAGGTATTGCCATATTGTGTTGTAGTATCCAGTATATTGGAAGCTTGTTATGATGCTTTGTTGTCTAATGTATTGATTGCGTGATGTGAGGCTTATTGAACTTTTTATGTTGTTAGTTTCTTTCATCCTTGCTGTATACTTTTGCTTCTTTATTTCTATTTAGAAAATGATGGtgagtttatttattattttgaatttcttaaatgatttaagatctttttttttttcttttttaaatagtCTGTTTTTATGGTCAGTGCTCAACTCTTAATGATATTTTGGTCTGATCATTTCATCTGTTTTTATATCTAAAGGATGATTATAGGATGTATTACAAAAGTCGATCCTTTGGCTTTTGAAGTCAATAGTATTttgtgattatttatatttgaaatttagaaaattgcTTCTGTCTTGCCTAATGTTATTCTACAAAATTTATTGAATGTGTGcaattattgaattgaaattataattaatgtgtttggttcTTTATCATACTTTGACAATTGGTATTGATGTGTTTCAGGAAGGACTTGAACAACCTGCCTCCTTGTCAGGGCACCTGTCGCGCCCAGCAAGTTGTAATACCTTTTGTGATGGTTTGGGTGCTGCTGGCATATCTAACGCCCATCCAGCTGCTTCATGTAATAGAGTAGAACCCTTTGAGGCCTTGCAATCTGCTGTAGCTCCGACAGGACTGGTAGGAGTGAATAGCCTTAATAGAAATGCTTCTCATTCTTTTGCATCTGCAGTGGGTTCATCGCTGTCAAGGAGTATAACCCCTGAAGCACAGCTAATTGGTAGGTCTCCTGGTTCTGCTCTTCTTCCTCCTGTGGGGAGCAGAGTTGGGCCTATTGAGCAGAAGGGTGTTGTTAGCTCAAATGTCCGAAATGATTCTTCTGCTGGTATGACTGAGCTTGCGGAAATTGCAGCTACATTATCTGGTTTAAGCGTGTCTAATATTAGACACGCGGATGAAGATGGTCATGCACAGTCACAGCTTCAACTGGATCAAGATAATCAATCTGAGTTTTTGTACAATATGTCCAATGGTCATAACCAGAGTTTTCAGCAACAAGTCTTTGACAAGTCCAATGTGgagaatctttctttttctgcaAACTATATTGATTTTGctcgaaaaaatggaattttACCTAACCATAGCGGTTCTATTCTAAATTCCAACGGTCAAGGAAATGTTCCTAGAAGAATAATTTCACCCAATGTTTACTTGAAAGTGAAGTCTACAGGGTTTGGAAGTTCAGAAGGATCTGGTGTTAGAAATCAAAATGTGAATATTTCAAGTACAGATTTTGCTGGCAATCCACCTGGTAATTATTTTGCTCATAAAAGGCTGATTTCATGGTTAAGAATCAATTTGATACTGGTTAATCCTGTCTTTTACTCACGAATTTTTTTTgtggtattatttttttaaatattcttttaataaatcTGTAGTATCTAGTTGGATTTTTATTCATGCTAACAGTAGTTTTTGTTCAGGTACAGCTTTTACTGCTATTGGAGGTGGACAAAGCTTGAGTGGATTGGTTAATCCTGTGGAGCTGGAGCTCCGTTCTCCATCGGTAGATCCACATAGTATGCAGTACCTGCTAAGAACATCTGATTATGCAACACATGGTGTCGCCAGACCGAGTGATCCTTTAGATGTTAGGAATTACTTTGGTACTTCATATGGAGACTTAGATGAGTTGCAGAAAGCACGGCTTGAGGCATTGCTTGCCGAACAAAAGCAACATGAATTGCAAATCTCTGGCAAGTCTGGTGGTTTGAATCATGGGTACTATGGGGCTGAATTATATAGACTTGGCATGCCACATTCTGGAAACCCAATTGCCAATATGGTGCTTCCTTCTGTTGGATCTGGAAATTTCTTCAATGAGCAAAACTCTCACTTTACTTCAATGATGAGAAGTTCAATGAGAGGGCCCTTGTCATGGAATTCAGGTGCTGGCAGTAACCTTGAAGGAAGATTCACATCATCCTTATTAGATGAGTTCAAAACCAACAAGGCTAGGTCATTAGAACTTTTAGACATTGTTGATCATGTTGTTGAATTCAGGTTTGCATTTTCTGCCTGCATTGGTGttgattttacatatatattggTTAGAGtatttagttaatattttttcttatatatttcaGTACAGATCAGTATGGGAGTCGGTTTATTCAGCAGAAACTGGAAGCTGCTAATGTGGAAGAGAAGGCCAAGATATTCCCCGAGATCATTCCTCATGCTCGTACCTTGATGACTGATGTTTTTGGAAATTATGTGATTCAGAAAGtttgtatattataatttgaaatactAAAGCATATAcaactttgaaaatttgaacttattacTCAATTTGTTGTCATGATTTGCAGTTTTTTGAGCATGGCACAGAAGGTCAAAGAGCACAACTAGCCAGCCAACTTACTGGTCATGTTTTGCGCCTAAGTCTTCAAATGTATGGTTGCCGGGTGATTCAGAAGGTGCTTTTCTCAACTTTTACCACTTGATCTCATTATGTATTTATATGGTAAATGCATATTCTAgatgatatcaattttttatctgaTTGAAGTTTTCATTCACGGTATGATTTTGCATAACTTTGATTTGATATTCAGATTTCAAGTaaattatttgtcatttcatcactCTTTCTGGATTGAAAAATGTCTTTATCCTCTAATTATGACCACAGGCCTTGGAGGTCGTTCATGTGGATCAGCAGACTCAGATGGTGGCGGAGCTTGACGGTTCAGTTATGAAGTGTGTCCATGATCAGAATGGTAATCATGTTATTCAGAAGTGCATCGAGTGTGTTCCTCAAGATCGAATTCAATTTATCATCTCAGCTTTCTATGGACAAGTGGTGGCTCTTTCCACCCATCCTTACGGTTGCCGAGTTATTCAGGTTAAAAATCTgcagtttgtttttcttttcaagtgGTGCTTTTGACATTCATTCATTTACTGTGTACTTTCTTCTACAGAGGGTGCTGGAACATTGTGATGATGTGAAAACACAACAAATCATTATGGATGAAATTATGCTACATGTATGCAATCTGGCACAAGATCAATATGGGAACTATGTTATTCAGGTACCTTTTTTTCTCCAGAATTAGAATTTTGATGTTTCAGGTGTGAACCACTGTTTCCAAATATTGTTCAGTTGAAATGAATCTATGAAAACTGGGGGGCTTGTTATATGGCCCTTGACTAGAGATAAAAAGATTTACCAAATAAGCATCCATGTTTTGATCAAATAGCTATATACCTACAAACCTCTGATTTCCTGTAACCTTTAATTGGTAAATCATGTTAGTTGCATCTTATTTTACTTTCacctgtgttttttttttttttttttaaatattaatttgctGGTGCTGAATTGCTCATTCAATTATTCTCCTGTCTAAAGGTGTAAGACTATACAGACATTCTCATGTATAGAGAACAGTGTTATTTTGAgtgttttgtgttaaaaaatagatattatgAAGGTAGCTGAATTCCTTGATTAAGGGGGGAAATGGAGCAGTTTGACAATAAGATGGATGAACTAAACAAAGGTAAAATAAGTTGTATACTATGGAAGCATGTGTGAACATGTTTAAAATATGTGATGTACTCATTTGACATGATTATGGTGTATGTTGTTTGGCATGCCAACTGCTAAGGCCATTGTTTATGTAGTCctatcaaatatcaaaattagcGTAGTTCATTGCATTTCAATCTATATGTTTGAATGAAATCCTTGGTTTGACATTCATGCTTGTAAAGTATGTGCTTCATTTTGCCTTGGGTAGTAATGAAAATGTTGGAGGTTTGTTGATTTTGGCATGTCGCTTTGCCCGACCTTATTGgaaatacaatttataattagtCTAATTCGATACCCATACATGCTTATTCTGTTTGATTTACTGCTCCACCTTTATACACATTTTAAATGTTTACTAATGGTTAAACTTGTTAAAATTTGTGCTTTATTTCAAATGATAccttttaatgtttattttttacttatcttATTGTTGTTAGTGATTTTCATCCTACTCTTTGATAGCATGTCCTTGAACATGGTAAACCACATGAACGATCTGCCATTATTAGCCAGCTTGCCGGACAAATTGTGAAGATGAGTCAGCAGAAATTTGCTTCTAACGTGGTGGAGAAATGTTTAACATTTGGGAGTCCTGAGGAACGCCAACTTCTGGTGAATGAGATGCTTGGTTCAACAGATGAAAACGAACCTTTGCAGGTATGCAGTAGTGTGTTTCTACTGGGTGTAAACttattattcttatatatgTTTACAACCATTGAATGTGCATGTGATTTTCTGTCCAAGAAATATAACTATaaaattgaatactcaaaactacTTGTATTACTCTATAGCATGAGATGCATTTAATGGTGCTGtcacagtttttttgtttttgccatGGAAACATTTACTGTTGCATAAAAGTCAGCTTTCTTTTTTGGGTgccttgaattttttttttgttttgggaaTTGTTAGTCACATGAATCTAGATCTACCAGACTAGAATGATTTTGAACTCAATACATTGGTTAGTTTGGAACGCATGAACTTAGAAACTTGTTATTTTCTGTATCTTCTTGTTTATCTCATTTTTGTAAGGAGAGATTAGACTagatttttttgtatttcagTTTTGCTTAGAGCATTCCTTGTCATGTTTCCATTgatttttatactttttgtGTTGCTAACATTGAAAATCTGCAGGCCATGATGAAAGATCCGTTTGGAAACTATGTTGTGCAAAAGGTTCTTGAAACCTGTGATGATCGGAGTCTAGAATTACTTCTTTCTCGCATCAAGGTTCATCTAAATGTGCTGAAGAAGTACACTTATGGTAAACATATTGTTTCTCGCATTGAGAAACTTATTGCAACTGGAGGTGAGGAACACTTGAccctattttttatgttaacttCTCGTGACTGCAACTAATTCTTAATTACTCTGGCAGAGCGGCGCATAGGAATGTCAATCTCAGTCTCTTCCTGAGATCTCGAAATCTGAAATCTCAGAGGCAGTCTCCTTTTTTGTCA harbors:
- the LOC123193266 gene encoding pumilio homolog 4-like isoform X2 translates to MVPVSKIDMLQEPDGNLNIEDGLHTELDLILQAQSNQQPILQRQRDLNIFRSGSAPPTVEGSLTAVGSLFGNNSVTGGDSTGANANLSGILSEDQIRSHPAYLSYYYSHENVNPRLPPPLLSKEDWRIAQRFQGGGSSFGDIGDLRKKGLDGGDRLPLSSMQPGFSVQQAENELMELRNAGRRNVFRNTSTEWRERDSDGLIGLSTAGLGVRRKSFADILQEGLEQPASLSGHLSRPASCNTFCDGLGAAGISNAHPAASCNRVEPFEALQSAVAPTGLVGVNSLNRNASHSFASAVGSSLSRSITPEAQLIGRSPGSALLPPVGSRVGPIEQKGVVSSNVRNDSSAGMTELAEIAATLSGLSVSNIRHADEDGHAQSQLQLDQDNQSEFLYNMSNGHNQSFQQQVFDKSNVENLSFSANYIDFARKNGILPNHSGSILNSNGQGNVPRRIISPNVYLKVKSTGFGSSEGSGVRNQNVNISSTDFAGNPPAFTAIGGGQSLSGLVNPVELELRSPSVDPHSMQYLLRTSDYATHGVARPSDPLDVRNYFGTSYGDLDELQKARLEALLAEQKQHELQISGKSGGLNHGYYGAELYRLGMPHSGNPIANMVLPSVGSGNFFNEQNSHFTSMMRSSMRGPLSWNSGAGSNLEGRFTSSLLDEFKTNKARSLELLDIVDHVVEFSTDQYGSRFIQQKLEAANVEEKAKIFPEIIPHARTLMTDVFGNYVIQKFFEHGTEGQRAQLASQLTGHVLRLSLQMYGCRVIQKALEVVHVDQQTQMVAELDGSVMKCVHDQNGNHVIQKCIECVPQDRIQFIISAFYGQVVALSTHPYGCRVIQRVLEHCDDVKTQQIIMDEIMLHVCNLAQDQYGNYVIQHVLEHGKPHERSAIISQLAGQIVKMSQQKFASNVVEKCLTFGSPEERQLLVNEMLGSTDENEPLQAMMKDPFGNYVVQKVLETCDDRSLELLLSRIKVHLNVLKKYTYGKHIVSRIEKLIATGERRIGMSISVSS
- the LOC123193266 gene encoding pumilio homolog 4-like isoform X1, translated to MVPVSKIDMLQEPDGNLNIEDGLHTELDLILQAQSNQQPILQRQRDLNIFRSGSAPPTVEGSLTAVGSLFGNNSVTGGDSTGANANLSGILSEDQIRSHPAYLSYYYSHENVNPRLPPPLLSKEDWRIAQRFQGGGSSFGDIGDLRKKGLDGGDRLPLSSMQPGFSVQQAENELMELRNAGRRNVFRNTSTEWRERDSDGLIGLSTAGLGVRRKSFADILQEGLEQPASLSGHLSRPASCNTFCDGLGAAGISNAHPAASCNRVEPFEALQSAVAPTGLVGVNSLNRNASHSFASAVGSSLSRSITPEAQLIGRSPGSALLPPVGSRVGPIEQKGVVSSNVRNDSSAGMTELAEIAATLSGLSVSNIRHADEDGHAQSQLQLDQDNQSEFLYNMSNGHNQSFQQQVFDKSNVENLSFSANYIDFARKNGILPNHSGSILNSNGQGNVPRRIISPNVYLKVKSTGFGSSEGSGVRNQNVNISSTDFAGNPPGTAFTAIGGGQSLSGLVNPVELELRSPSVDPHSMQYLLRTSDYATHGVARPSDPLDVRNYFGTSYGDLDELQKARLEALLAEQKQHELQISGKSGGLNHGYYGAELYRLGMPHSGNPIANMVLPSVGSGNFFNEQNSHFTSMMRSSMRGPLSWNSGAGSNLEGRFTSSLLDEFKTNKARSLELLDIVDHVVEFSTDQYGSRFIQQKLEAANVEEKAKIFPEIIPHARTLMTDVFGNYVIQKFFEHGTEGQRAQLASQLTGHVLRLSLQMYGCRVIQKALEVVHVDQQTQMVAELDGSVMKCVHDQNGNHVIQKCIECVPQDRIQFIISAFYGQVVALSTHPYGCRVIQRVLEHCDDVKTQQIIMDEIMLHVCNLAQDQYGNYVIQHVLEHGKPHERSAIISQLAGQIVKMSQQKFASNVVEKCLTFGSPEERQLLVNEMLGSTDENEPLQAMMKDPFGNYVVQKVLETCDDRSLELLLSRIKVHLNVLKKYTYGKHIVSRIEKLIATGERRIGMSISVSS
- the LOC123193266 gene encoding pumilio homolog 4-like isoform X4; this translates as MVPVSKIDMLQEPDGNLNIEDGLHTELDLILQAQSNQQPILQRQRDLNIFRSGSAPPTVEGSLTAVGSLFGNNSVTGGDSTGANANLSGILSEDQIRSHPAYLSYYYSHENVNPRLPPPLLSKEDWRIAQRFQGGGSSFGDIGDLRKKGLDGGDRLPLSSMQPGFSVQQAENELMELRNAGRRNVFRNTSTEWRERDSDGLIGLSTAGLGVRRKSFADILQEGLEQPASLSGHLSRPASCNTFCDGLGAAGISNAHPAASCNRVEPFEALQSAVAPTGLVGVNSLNRNASHSFASAVGSSLSRSITPEAQLIGRSPGSALLPPVGSRVGPIEQKGVVSSNVRNDSSAGMTELAEIAATLSGLSVSNIRHADEDGHAQSQLQLDQDNQSEFLYNMSNGHNQSFQQQVFDKSNVENLSFSANYIDFARKNGILPNHSGSILNSNGQGNVPRRIISPNVYLKVKSTGFGSSEGSGVRNQNVNISSTDFAGNPPGTAFTAIGGGQSLSGLVNPVELELRSPSVDPHSMQYLLRTSDYATHGVARPSDPLDVRNYFGTSYGDLDELQKARLEALLAEQKQHELQISGKSGGLNHGYYGAELYRLGMPHSGNPIANMVLPSVGSGNFFNEQNSHFTSMMRSSMRGPLSWNSGAGSNLEGRFTSSLLDEFKTNKARSLELLDIVDHVVEFSTDQYGSRFIQQKLEAANVEEKAKIFPEIIPHARTLMTDVFGNYVIQKFFEHGTEGQRAQLASQLTGHVLRLSLQMYGCRVIQKALEVVHVDQQTQMVAELDGSVMKCVHDQNGNHVIQKCIECVPQDRIQFIISAFYGQVVALSTHPYGCRVIQRVLEHCDDVKTQQIIMDEIMLHVCNLAQDQYGNYVIQ
- the LOC123193266 gene encoding pumilio homolog 4-like isoform X3, whose translation is MVPVSKIDMLQEPDGNLNIEDGLHTELDLILQAQSNQQPILQRQRDLNIFRSGSAPPTVEGSLTAVGSLFGNNSVTGGDSTGANANLSGILSEDQIRSHPAYLSYYYSHENVNPRLPPPLLSKEDWRIAQRFQGGGSSFGDIGDLRKKGLDGGDRLPLSSMQPGFSVQQAENELMELRNAGRRNVFRNTSTEWRERDSDGLIGLSTAGLGVRRKSFADILQEGLEQPASLSGHLSRPASCNTFCDGLGAAGISNAHPAASCNRVEPFEALQSAVAPTGLVGVNSLNRNASHSFASAVGSSLSRSITPEAQLIGRSPGSALLPPVGSRVGPIEQKGVVSSNVRNDSSAGMTELAEIAATLSGLSVSNIRHADEDGHAQSQLQLDQDNQSEFLYNMSNGHNQSFQQQVFDKSNVENLSFSANYIDFARKNGILPNHSGSILNSNGQGNVPRRIISPNVYLKVKSTGFGSSEGSGVRNQNVNISSTDFAGNPPGTAFTAIGGGQSLSGLVNPVELELRSPSVDPHSMQYLLRTSDYATHGVARPSDPLDVRNYFGTSYGDLDELQKARLEALLAEQKQHELQISGKSGGLNHGYYGAELYRLGMPHSGNPIANMVLPSVGSGNFFNEQNSHFTSMMRSSMRGPLSWNSGAGSNLEGRFTSSLLDEFKTNKARSLELLDIVDHVVEFSTDQYGSRFIQQKLEAANVEEKAKIFPEIIPHARTLMTDVFGNYVIQKFFEHGTEGQRAQLASQLTGHVLRLSLQMYGCRVIQKALEVVHVDQQTQMVAELDGSVMKCVHDQNGNHVIQKCIECVPQDRIQFIISAFYGQVVALSTHPYGCRVIQRVLEHCDDVKTQQIIMDEIMLHVCNLAQDQYGNYVIQV